The genomic DNA CGCATCATTCGTGCTACAAAATGGGTGCTCTAGGAGCGGTATGTGTTGCTGGGGTTTTGTGGGTTCTGTGCTACAGAGGTTAGAAACGGCGTCGTCTGTTTTCAGATAGTGCTGGCCATCTTGGTGGCCCGGACGGTGGTGGGAAACACGATGGAGGTGCATGTGAATCAACCGAATGCCGAGGTGTACCATCGGCAGGATATGAAGCGCGGTGAATTCGACTACGGATACCACGTGCAGACGGTGAACAACCAGTTCCAGCACAAGGTAAAGGGTCCGGATGATGTGACGTACGGTTGCTACGGTTACGTGGATCCCTCGAACCGTAAACATCTGGTGTACTACGTCGCGGATCGTATGGGCTACCGGATCATCTTCCCGAACCGCTCCACAAAGATCTTCACTGCGAAGCTTGCGGACAGTTTGTATGTGCAGTGTTTGTCTCTAGCTCAAGCTGTAGACGTTAAGGGAATAATTCctggtttctttttcttgtagGAACAAGCTGGATGGAGCTGTCAAGGGTAAAGACTATGACGAGAAGGTAGTTGAGTGGAATAATCTCTACATGCCTGAATCGTGCTTCCGGCTGCACGAGATTCTAGAGCCTGCCGCTAGCAATCCGGCTCCAGTTCAGCAGGTTGCTCCTGGGCAGGTTCTATCAACGGCCCATGTTCAGGTTCAGCCTCTTCCAACCGCGCCGTCCCAACCTGCACAACCACCATTGCCACAGCCCACCCAGTACACGGTCCCCACAACTCCTCGGACGTGGACAGATCAAGCTGGCGCTGGCTCTGTTGGTGTCGAAAGCTACGATCAGTATGGACAACAAGGCACCAACGACCAAGGTCAGAGGCGTTTCGATGAAGACGGCTTCCTAGACCAGAATCAAGCCGGAggtcaacaacagcaacaacaaccatctCAAATCTGGCAAGGCAAACTACCGGACATTAACCCGGCAAACATTAACCTGGACCAGTTCAATGGACACGTTTACCCCATCCACACTGTCACTGGTGATGAAGGTCAGGCAGCAGGCATCCAGACGACGACGAGCCAACTCTCCGCCTCCCAGTACAGTCTGAACATTACACAACTTCTGGCTCAGATTGAAGCGGTCAACTCACAGGTCATCACACTGAACATGCTGCTGGCCGGTATGGCCAACAACCCGACGGCTTACAGCAACGCTAATGAGAACAGTTGCCGCAGCGTGGTACAACTGCTGCAGACCCAAAAGCGTACGCCCCAGCTGATCTACGTACCGATCCTGATCCCGTACACCCAGGGCCAGTACAACATTAACCAACCGATCGCAGCACCGGGCGGCCGTTCGGAAGCGTACCGAGGTCATCATGCGAACGGTGGCTGCCACAACTGTCGGGGCTGATAAGGGCTGCCGGAGTTGATTAGTGACGTTGAGGTGGGCAGTGCATTAGACAACATTGAAATGGAAATTGTTAATCGGTTTCAGCCGTGATTAGTACGTGCGAAACAAGGCCAGGAatgggttttattttgttgctgttataGTGAAGTGATTGCAAAACAGGGCAGATGATGAATATGGTAGATATGAAGGTAATAAATGTGCGAGTGCATTAACCGAACGTAAAGggttacttttttttgtcgttgaaTTGCAGTGGTCAACAGTGTTCGTTGCTAATATTACTTGGTCCATCAGAATGTCAAAGCTTTTAAGGCTTCCttagtttttcttcctttttgacATTTGTTTTATAAAGGAATCTTTGCGACTTTTACTCTCCCGGTAGCTCAAACTAATCATTGAGCGTACCTCAGTGTAGTGTCTTTAGAAGCTTTTTTAGCAGTGAAGGAAGTTCAATCAAGTGAAAATTTTACTATACAGGATCTTATGATACGTACGATACGTGGGCTATGGACCGAAGGGTTACAGATCTGATCTTTGCAGTGACGGATCAAAGTATTTATAGGCACCGATCGGAATGGTAGTTGAGACCCTCCAATTgtgactcgtttgtgagtaaAACCTATAGGATTTTCCAAGCGGTCACCTCTTCCGCttctaggttgatccgccactggatCTATGAAGCGTTATTGAAGCTTCCTTCCTCAATTATtggaaataattttgaaaataaaatctgtgCTCATGATGTCCTTGGAGCGGTCCGgaggccgaggcgacagcggcgccggtcttcacacggcagggccggggttcatagcccatccagaccaccttcccgtacgtaaggctggctacttttctacgggtataattaagccacagaaagccagaaatggcagaccgagacctctcgaggttgtagtgccaatgaagaagaagatgatgtcCTTAGCTATATCCTTTAACAATTTGTATCTATAGGCCATCGGAAGACGACATCATTATTGATCTGCCAATTTATAGACGTTTGCTACTGGCCGCAATATATTCTGGTCTGGGGTTTTTCTAATAATCCCGACTCCACAGCAAGTTTTGCCTGCTAATGCTTGACTGGTAAGCCATAGTAAAGGATACTTTGTTTAAAGAATCCTCTTTCAAATCTGATTGATCAATATTTGATTGAACTTGATCGATTCCTGAAATAATTCTGTTAAAATCCTATCATCCGGCCCTAATTTAAGACGGCTTGGTGGTAAGGtgacaacgacgccggtcttcattaggctggaccgaggttcaaattccatccggatAATTTAAGTGGTTCAAATGCTTATTTATCTAATTTTCGTATTTTTTCCTATAATGTAGTGCAATTACAATTCCTCTATTTCTTTATAATTTAATCATTACTACTACCTTACACTACCTAAACCAAACATGTCCTCATAGCTCAAAAGATTTTAATaagttaaattttcttttgttttggagTGTTCATTGTGTTCCGTGTTTGGAGAAAATCATTGTTCTAACCTTTATTGAAATCAAGCACACTACAAGCGCACTCCTTCGAATGCACTCACCAGTAAGATACCTCTAAATGGCCACTAAAATAGAACACATACACGCCTGCGACATCGAACAGAATGCAGCTGTTTGCGGTCACACAGGTTTCACACGGATCGCGGTCAGATTTGCTGTTTGACGATGACAGGTCGAACGTTTGACGGCACTCCACAGTTTAGCCGGTACCTCAGCCGGTCGTGCCTGACCGAATGAATAATGAAGCTGGTCGATTGCTACCAAAATCGACCACGATCGAGACACCGACCACTCGGCATACGAACGCGGCATCTTCAAGGGCAGCCTGCGGGAGTAAATCTGCGCTCAAGAGCTTGGCAAACTAACCCAAACTAAGCCGTAGTAAATAAATGTGGCCATTGGTTTGGGGAAGGTTTGGGGGGCTAGTAAACTAGATTCACGAATATGTAATTGGGTGGTGAGAAGTGCTTTCTTCAACTGGGAATGGTCCATTTCGAACCCGTTTGAGATGAATTGGTTTTAACGTAAGAGGAACAAACATCATCATGCATTTGTGGTGCAGATGAAATGCATTTACTTCAATGTCCCTGTAGTAAGGCTGGACTGCATTTAGTTCTTAGTTTCCACCAAGAATTTCCATGTAGGCTTTAAGCTTAAAGATATCAAAATTTAGATCTTAAACCTTAAGCACACACCTTCAGAGGAGTGAAAGGCCTAGAGTGTAAATCCATCCCTAATACTTGCCAGAATCAATTTCGATTGAAAGGTGAGACAAATCCACTTAAGCCATTCGTAAAGTGCACATTTTACTGTCTGCTCGAACCAACACGAAAAGCAGTCTGGAAGCCTGGGCTCGACATTTGAACCCGTTCCGTTTGCTGAAACCTAATCCTTGGCCAGTGTCCTTTTAATCAAACGCCACGAGGCCACGGGAAAGGGAACTATCGATatttcttcccccccccccctcacccgTTGGTGCCTTAACCTCCAACCCCCCATTTCTCTCTTACCCCTAATCCGCACAGTGCCGGTGAAACAGCATCCACGGTACGAAATGGATTTTTCATGTCCGGCGGCAGCTGTAGCAATGATTTTTGCAAAATGGCGACGCGTTCGTTCGGCGCACGGATTCGGCAAATGGTGCTCGATTACATCATATCGGTCACGTAAATTATTCACCAATTCGAAATTCGTCTGCACACGGCGGTATCGGTGCGCTACGGATTTTACGGAGCAGCTGGGATGTAACCGCAACGGGGCCTGCCGGTGCTACAACACACAACCGGCAGATTTTGACCGgcatgctgttgctgtttgcgATGAGAAAATTCACAGCTTATCAGCCGTTGCATTAGTGTTAGTAATGATACGATGGAAAAGCAAAAGTACGGCGAACGATTGGAAggattttaattataaaatagAAATGTGCACGTGCCGTGAGTTCAGTTTTTTTGCTCGATTCGTcatgaaaatattatttaaatgcaGCGTTTTCATGGAAATTGCAATACAAAGTTTCGGGTAAATGAAATCTATTTGGAAGCAATCAGAATAAATATTTGCCTGGGAATTAGTAAACGAAACTTTACGAGGAACTAGTAAAAGAAATTTCAATATTGATTATTATAATAAGGCCGTAACATCAATAGAACGACTTTgttaaggtgtttttttttaatttttcaaaataaaacaagattTAATGGCGCAAGAGCAATTCtaaatttaacaagtattaaaaagtaaagaaaattgtttaattagTGGGCTGAACGTTtgcggtggccgaggcgacagcggcgccagtcttcacacggcaaggctggggttcaaatcccatccagattgcctccccgtgcgtagggctgactactttactacgggtaaaattaagtcacagaaagccagaaatggcaagccgagacccctcgaggttgtagtgccaaaggagaagaagaacgtTTGCAAGATCAGATTGAATCTTCCAAAAACTGCTTATacgaaaaatatgaaaatttgcCAATAGGTTcgattaaaaaacaaacacgagaAGCTTTCCATTGATCAAACAAGATGTAACAATTAAATTTGGCACTATGCCGAGCATGAGAAACTTCAGTTTTGACAATCAATGTAACATAAACTCTGTACGTAATTGATTCAGGCATATTAGCGGAATTCAGAAAAAATATTCTCAAAaactacaaaataaaaaaaaacaggcgtAGCGAGCTTCAGATCCaagcaataaattataatctcactttaaacaataaaataacttAGATTGTGGCAGAAAGATATCCAGATAATCGAACCTGACGAGAAAGAAAATTTTGGTTGTGCTCAAGAATCGAAGACTATCAAAATCAATTGCCCAAAATGGGACCTATCCTATGACACGACTGAGTGTCGTGACACTCAGTCACAGTCTCTCTGCATGGCTCTGACTGATGTTCAAGCTTATGTTTAACCATTTCGCATTGGGCGCGAATCTCCAGCGTATAGGACGGGTCGACTCCAAAGCTTGTGGCTACGGCCTCGGATACCATGACATAGATCATCTTCTATGGTCTTGCGTGGAGTTGCGAAGCTGTCTGACTCGGCTAGTTGGACGTGGTTTAGGGCATTAGAAAGTTGCTGAATATTCTGCTACAGAACCTGCTGATGCGGCCTACCTGAGAGCTATGATAGCTTTTAGCATTGTGAATGGATTATGAGTatgatttcttcttctctcttccATGAACTCCTACTGCGTGTTTGAATCATAGAAATGAGTATGACATGTGAGAGGTTCGGTTCGGCACAGAGGAAGTAGCGGTGATTGaagcttcttccttggcactatataACCTTTGAAGGTCTCGTCCTgtaatttctggctttctgtgacttgattttacccgtagcaaagtagtcagccccgTACGTCGCGGAAGGCggtcttggatgggatttgaaccccggttctgccgcgtgaagaccaacgtcgctgtcgcctcgaccTACAGACCGCCTCAATTTATTGAAGTTTGTGGCAGACAATTCACCGTAAAAGGAGCAGGGAGTCACCCACGTATAGATATATACAGATTCAGGACATGGAATACAGATACGTCCCTCGCTAAGATCCAGTCCTCAAATACCAATATCGCCGGACTTGGCAACGAAGCTTAAACCGAATTCTGGTAGCGGTGAACTAAATCTCGTTTCACTATCGAGCTTAATATCACTAATTTCcaactgtttttcttttgcattcgTTGTTATACACTCAATGCCTTCCACGCTCTAAACTAATCGATTCCGAACAAATGACAACGGTGGTCGGACGCTAAAAACGAGCGATCGAACGAATAACTTTCCAACACCGAGCTTTAGTTGACGCTTGATAATGAACCGACAATGACTGGTCTCTTTTATCGCTTGCTCGCTCCCCAACAGTGGCACGGCAAATCAGCACCACGCCTAGCGTGTCGCACAGTTGCACAGTCAGCTACAAATTGTTCGGCCAAAAGTTTGACCAGTGCTCAAAAGTAGTTAAAACTTTCGACCAGTTTCAATGTGTCGTTGTGCCACCGACGGCCCGTCTAAAGCTCCCACTTGCAACAacattaaacaacaaaaaagaacaaaactgATGAACCTTAAACAACACCACGACGGAGATGtggatgatggcgatgatggcgatgatgatgttgatgatgatgatgacctgACTGTAGGACCCTACTGCCCTAAAGTGTCGCCCTTTTATCGTTACTTTGTACTGTTTTTATTTCGGTTCGGCTGATTTTTTCCTCATCGCCCACTTTTCCCATTAGCCAATCGAAGGAAAAGTGCTGCCTGCCGTTGCCCAGTGAACGAAGCGAGCGACACTTTGCATGTGGCGGTAAATGGTACCGAATAAATgccgggtttgttttttttgtgagtgtcgGTGCTTAAAGTATGTTTTGTCCactttttatgtgttttcgCCTTAGTTTTCTCTTGCTTTCCAACGAACGGTGGTGATGCGAAAAGGGGGCTCGAGGGCGTACCAGCGTTAGCTTTTGTGGGGCAGGAAGTTAATGCTTGGGGATTCGCCTGGGAATAAACACACATGCGGAAACTTTTGCCTTTCAGCTTAAGCGTTCCTGTAGCATGGTTGTATCCAGGCACCATAATGGAAAGGGACACTTTGTAAATGAAgtgattggtggtggtgaattgAAAAGTTTACAGTTAAGCAGTCTTTGGGAAACCGGaagaaacaataacaatccCTGCAAGGTGGGTAAGGTGAACAGGATTGGAGGTGGGATGATAGAGATTTGTTGTGGATTGAAAGAAGGACAAATTCTTCACCATAGATAAAAGATCTTGTGGTAAGCTGCACCTTCGAAGCTTTGTTGGTTGATGTACGTGCTTGAAGTTAAATCGAGCTTGGGGATTTTGAAATGGAGGCTAAAATGCGGTGACTTTAACTTTAACGGCAAAGTAATTTGCCCTTTAGTAATTGCTCCTTTACATCCAAAGTAATTTGCTATCATAACACGAACGGGTTAAGCAGGTAAAGGAGTGTGTCCATCTAAAGTAATCGTCCTAATCAAGATATTGAATTAATAGCTTCTGGGCTTGGTGTAAGAAAAATCTACAATAGTTggtattttgattttttttctctctacctTAAAGTGAAAATTAACAGTCCCAGTACATTCGCCTCTGAGGCATGCAGAGCCCATGCTGGAGAAACTTTTTCTAAGCGGCTATTGAGAGAAAGATACACAGTACCTCAGCACACATAACTGATCTGAATATATTATTAAATCGGATCAAGCTCATCGTTATTTCAAACCGGAGCGTATTGAGTAATGAGTAGTATGtggagctgtacgatgatctcaccatcgggcAGTGAGTCAGGCTCACCAGGCTTCGGGCAGCtgttcatgtcatgagaatagcaccggacgacctagcCTGTGAAGTGCCTTTATACCGTCCATTCGGACAAAGGAGGCGtagtaggcccaaactgagatgcaGTAATGGCGTTGACACGTCCGCCAGAAAGGCTGGGATAATGGATTCGCAGACGACGACGTTAAACCGTAAGCGGTATCTGGGAGTGATGCAGCAGTCCGCGAAGGGGTTCTAGCGTCCAATAAGTAAATTAGTTAAAACAATTAGTCCCAATGCTCTTCAAATCTTTAAATCTAACATTTCTATAAATTTCGTTGTAGCTACACTGCTATTGATCCTAGTATCGTGCTGTCATACGAAAAGGACGAACCAGATATCTGCAACGGAGCAACATTTCATCGCTTTAAGC from Anopheles stephensi strain Indian chromosome 2, UCI_ANSTEP_V1.0, whole genome shotgun sequence includes the following:
- the LOC118503544 gene encoding uncharacterized protein LOC118503544; the protein is MIANRKKARVSSSNHVSKKLVEVSGSASGLSKRACTLCFPVHPVPKHCQQRTLASDTCVINRSSSKNSVENAKATRLGWKNSVFRVLSVCSHHSCYKMGALGAIVLAILVARTVVGNTMEVHVNQPNAEVYHRQDMKRGEFDYGYHVQTVNNQFQHKVKGPDDVTYGCYGYVDPSNRKHLVYYVADRMGYRIIFPNRSTKIFTAKLADSLNKLDGAVKGKDYDEKVVEWNNLYMPESCFRLHEILEPAASNPAPVQQVAPGQVLSTAHVQVQPLPTAPSQPAQPPLPQPTQYTVPTTPRTWTDQAGAGSVGVESYDQYGQQGTNDQGQRRFDEDGFLDQNQAGGQQQQQQPSQIWQGKLPDINPANINLDQFNGHVYPIHTVTGDEGQAAGIQTTTSQLSASQYSLNITQLLAQIEAVNSQVITLNMLLAGMANNPTAYSNANENSCRSVVQLLQTQKRTPQLIYVPILIPYTQGQYNINQPIAAPGGRSEAYRGHHANGGCHNCRG